The following proteins are encoded in a genomic region of Hymenobacter siberiensis:
- a CDS encoding IS4 family transposase, producing the protein MKQHFAAKITTLLQQAPFVGHLSRQKFVGQFILGLIKSRNVQFGEVAQHLNDAAKPASNETRIQDFFREVDLNYVLVARILLSLLPAQGKLRLCLDRTEWDFGQCQVNILLVTVGTGEVHVPLYWHLLDNRSGNSNAADRIAVLEKCLALLGKDRIGLVVGDREFVGHAWFKRLKDNGLNFVMRLPKHHCLTHADGRRQAVADLGLVPGQVRRFAHVQVDGVWGQVWVKAVAADAFVFLFATAGLNHLEQLYAKRWTIEQCFQNLKGRGFNLEATHLRCFQKLRKLVALVSLAYAFCLGVGAAAHGGRQPIARKNHGYRAASLSRHGLNLLRQLARPLTLPEDPLARLVETLLNWITRQLAKNQLLKIVG; encoded by the coding sequence GTGAAGCAACACTTCGCCGCTAAAATTACGACGCTTTTGCAGCAGGCCCCGTTTGTGGGCCACTTGTCCCGCCAAAAGTTTGTGGGCCAGTTTATTCTTGGCCTGATAAAGAGCCGCAACGTGCAATTCGGCGAGGTGGCCCAGCACCTCAATGACGCGGCCAAGCCCGCCTCGAACGAAACGCGCATTCAGGACTTTTTCCGCGAAGTAGACCTCAATTACGTACTGGTGGCCAGGATTTTACTGAGTTTGTTGCCTGCGCAGGGCAAGCTGCGCTTATGCCTCGACCGCACGGAGTGGGACTTCGGCCAGTGCCAAGTGAACATCCTGCTCGTCACCGTCGGCACGGGCGAGGTCCACGTGCCCCTTTATTGGCACCTGCTCGACAACCGCAGCGGCAACTCCAACGCCGCCGACCGCATCGCGGTGCTCGAAAAGTGCCTGGCCTTGCTGGGCAAAGACCGCATCGGCCTGGTCGTGGGCGACCGGGAATTTGTCGGCCATGCGTGGTTCAAGCGGCTCAAAGACAATGGGCTTAATTTTGTCATGCGCCTGCCCAAGCACCACTGCCTGACCCACGCCGACGGCCGGCGGCAGGCCGTGGCCGACCTGGGCCTGGTGCCGGGGCAGGTGCGCCGCTTCGCCCACGTGCAGGTCGACGGAGTCTGGGGGCAGGTCTGGGTCAAGGCCGTGGCGGCGGACGCGTTTGTCTTCCTGTTTGCCACGGCCGGTCTGAACCACCTCGAGCAACTCTATGCCAAGCGCTGGACGATTGAGCAATGCTTTCAAAATCTGAAAGGGCGGGGCTTTAACCTGGAAGCCACCCACTTGCGCTGTTTCCAAAAGCTGCGCAAGCTCGTGGCCCTGGTCAGCCTGGCCTACGCGTTTTGTCTGGGCGTGGGCGCGGCCGCCCACGGCGGCCGCCAGCCCATTGCCCGCAAAAACCACGGCTACCGGGCCGCCAGCCTGAGCCGCCACGGCCTCAATCTGCTCCGCCAACTCGCCCGCCCGCTGACCCTGCCCGAGGACCCATTGGCCCGCTTGGTTGAAACGCTACTGAACTGGATTACGAGGCAACTTGCTAAAAATCAATTACTAAAAATAGTAGGGTAG
- the hslV gene encoding ATP-dependent protease subunit HslV: protein MQAKIRSTTVLGIRHNGEIAVGADGQATMDKHVAKNNVRKIRKLLDGKVVTGFAGSTADAFMLLDRFEEKLTSYSGNLKRAAIELAKDWRKDQYLRKLEAMMVVADKDELLILSGTGDVLEPDSDVAAIGSGAMYAQAAALALKKHAPHLTARQMVEEGLHIAADICIYTNHNLMIESPS, encoded by the coding sequence ATGCAAGCAAAAATCCGCTCTACTACCGTGCTCGGCATCCGGCACAACGGCGAAATCGCCGTTGGGGCCGACGGGCAGGCCACCATGGACAAGCACGTGGCCAAGAATAACGTCCGCAAAATCCGCAAGCTGCTTGATGGCAAAGTCGTGACCGGTTTTGCCGGTTCCACCGCCGATGCCTTCATGCTGCTCGACCGCTTCGAGGAGAAGCTCACCAGCTACAGCGGCAACCTCAAGCGCGCCGCCATCGAGCTGGCCAAGGACTGGCGTAAGGACCAGTACCTGCGCAAGCTCGAAGCCATGATGGTGGTGGCCGATAAGGACGAATTACTCATCCTAAGCGGCACCGGCGACGTACTGGAGCCCGACTCCGACGTGGCCGCCATCGGCAGCGGGGCGATGTATGCCCAAGCCGCCGCGCTGGCTCTGAAGAAGCATGCGCCGCATTTGACGGCTCGCCAGATGGTGGAAGAAGGCCTGCACATCGCGGCTGATATCTGCATCTATACCAATCATAATTTGATGATTGAGTCGCCGTCGTAG
- a CDS encoding TonB-dependent receptor, whose translation MKPTHLLPIICLASTAAWGQAATTLTGQVKDAAGQPVIGASIVEKGTNNGTSTDANGRFTLRARTAVPRLIISSLGYTNQEVAGTSGLSVTLAENSTSLDAVQVVGSRSQNRSVTDSPSPVDIIDVREVTAKTGQLDVNQLLQFVAPSFNSNRQTGADGADHVDPASLRGLGPDQTLVLVNGKRWHQSALVNLFGSRGRGNTGTDLNTIPAASIERIEILRDGASAQYGSDAIAGVINIVLKTSVNELTANANYGAYTAKYRFDDKTFDGGNFNANLNYGVSVGKGGFVNATVDYNQRQHTQRANVPAPDGIQRRQYGDPKANNTSVYLNSKLPINENVYAYAFGGVNFRKGEAYAYSTLLFFRYKNGAARPLGLRHHQKPVLPREATLRR comes from the coding sequence ATGAAACCAACCCATTTACTCCCAATTATTTGCCTGGCCAGCACTGCCGCCTGGGGCCAGGCGGCTACCACCCTCACCGGCCAGGTTAAGGATGCTGCCGGGCAGCCGGTTATCGGGGCCTCCATTGTGGAGAAGGGCACCAACAACGGCACTTCTACCGATGCCAACGGCCGCTTCACGCTGCGGGCCCGCACGGCCGTCCCGAGGCTGATTATCAGCTCGCTGGGCTACACCAATCAGGAGGTGGCCGGTACCAGCGGCCTGAGCGTGACGCTGGCCGAGAACAGCACCAGCCTCGACGCGGTGCAGGTGGTGGGCTCGCGCAGCCAGAACCGCTCCGTGACGGACTCGCCTTCGCCGGTCGATATCATCGACGTGCGGGAGGTGACGGCCAAAACCGGCCAGCTCGACGTGAACCAGCTGCTGCAGTTCGTAGCGCCGTCCTTCAACTCGAACCGCCAGACCGGGGCCGACGGGGCCGACCACGTAGACCCCGCCAGCCTGCGCGGCCTCGGCCCCGACCAGACCCTGGTGCTGGTGAACGGCAAGCGCTGGCATCAGTCGGCGCTGGTGAACCTGTTTGGCAGCCGGGGCCGGGGCAACACCGGCACCGACCTGAACACCATTCCGGCCGCCAGTATCGAGCGCATCGAGATTCTGCGCGATGGGGCCTCGGCCCAGTACGGCTCCGATGCCATCGCGGGCGTTATCAACATCGTGCTGAAAACCAGTGTGAACGAGTTGACGGCTAACGCCAATTATGGCGCTTACACCGCCAAATACCGCTTCGACGACAAGACCTTCGACGGCGGCAACTTCAACGCCAACCTCAACTACGGGGTGAGCGTGGGCAAGGGCGGCTTCGTGAATGCGACTGTGGACTACAACCAGCGCCAGCACACCCAGCGCGCCAACGTGCCCGCCCCCGACGGCATTCAGCGCCGCCAGTACGGCGACCCGAAGGCCAACAACACGTCGGTTTACCTCAACAGCAAGCTCCCCATTAACGAGAATGTCTATGCGTATGCGTTTGGCGGGGTGAATTTCCGCAAGGGCGAGGCCTACGCCTACTCTACCCTACTATTTTTCAGGTACAAAAACGGGGCAGCCCGACCTTTGGGGTTACGACACCACCAAAAACCCGTTCTGCCCCGTGAAGCAACACTTCGCCGCTAA
- a CDS encoding pyruvate dehydrogenase complex dihydrolipoamide acetyltransferase, producing MAEIIKMPKMSDTMTEGTIAAWLKKVGDKVKSGDILAEVETDKATMELENYEDGTLLYIGPKEKDSVPVDGILAIVGKEGEDISGLLNGQSGGAVPAAEAPVPEPAAPAAAAEAPKAPEAAPAPAPVAAAPAAPANGKKATVVRMPKMSDTMTEGTIAAWLKKVGDKVKSGDILAEVETDKATMELENYEDGTLLYTGPKAGEAVEVDGILAIIGEEGADIQALLGGGGSAPAPAQAAPAAEAPAAEAPAAEAPAAEAPAQAAPAAEAPAAAPAAAQPATSNEQAATPNGRILASPLAKSIAKEKGINLSQVVGSGDNGRIVQRDVENFQPSGAAAAPAPQAASAAMPAPAVAPQAAPAPQAAPAASAPASTDTYTDTPVSQMRKVIAKRLSESLFTAPHFYLTMEINMDKAMEVRVKLNELSPVKLSFNDLVLKSAAIALRSHPAVNSSWLGDRIRQNKVINIGVAVAVDEGLLVPVVRNADQKGLATIATEVKELAGKAKSKKLQPAEWEGSTFTISNLGMFGIDEFTAIINPPDACILAVGGIKQTAIVKDGALAIGNIMKVTLSCDHRVVDGATGAAFLQTLKSLLEDPMRLMI from the coding sequence ATGGCCGAAATCATAAAAATGCCCAAAATGAGCGACACGATGACCGAAGGGACCATCGCGGCCTGGCTCAAAAAAGTGGGCGATAAAGTTAAATCCGGGGACATCCTGGCCGAAGTCGAAACCGACAAAGCCACCATGGAGCTGGAAAATTATGAAGACGGCACCCTGCTCTACATCGGGCCGAAAGAGAAGGATTCCGTACCGGTTGATGGCATTCTGGCCATTGTGGGCAAGGAAGGTGAAGACATTTCGGGCCTGCTGAACGGCCAGAGCGGCGGCGCTGTCCCGGCCGCCGAAGCTCCTGTTCCCGAGCCTGCCGCCCCCGCCGCCGCCGCCGAAGCCCCCAAGGCTCCGGAAGCTGCGCCTGCTCCGGCACCAGTGGCTGCCGCTCCGGCCGCGCCCGCCAATGGCAAGAAAGCCACCGTGGTACGCATGCCCAAGATGAGCGACACGATGACCGAAGGCACCATTGCGGCCTGGTTGAAAAAAGTGGGCGACAAAGTGAAATCGGGGGATATCCTGGCCGAAGTCGAAACCGACAAAGCCACCATGGAGTTGGAAAACTACGAAGACGGCACCCTGCTCTACACCGGCCCCAAAGCCGGCGAAGCCGTGGAAGTTGATGGCATTTTGGCCATCATCGGCGAAGAAGGCGCTGATATTCAGGCCCTGCTCGGCGGTGGCGGTTCTGCCCCGGCACCGGCCCAAGCTGCTCCGGCTGCTGAAGCACCGGCTGCTGAAGCACCGGCTGCTGAAGCACCGGCTGCTGAAGCACCGGCCCAAGCTGCTCCGGCTGCTGAAGCTCCGGCTGCTGCACCTGCCGCCGCTCAACCAGCAACGAGCAACGAGCAAGCAGCAACGCCAAATGGCCGCATCCTGGCCTCGCCGCTGGCCAAAAGCATTGCCAAAGAAAAAGGCATCAACCTCTCGCAGGTAGTAGGCAGCGGCGATAACGGCCGCATTGTGCAGCGCGATGTGGAGAACTTCCAGCCTTCCGGCGCTGCTGCCGCTCCGGCTCCGCAAGCTGCTTCTGCGGCCATGCCGGCACCAGCCGTTGCGCCCCAGGCTGCTCCGGCACCCCAGGCTGCCCCCGCTGCCAGCGCCCCGGCCTCGACGGATACCTACACCGACACGCCCGTGTCGCAGATGCGCAAGGTAATTGCCAAGCGCCTGTCGGAGAGCTTGTTCACGGCCCCGCATTTCTATCTCACGATGGAAATTAACATGGACAAGGCCATGGAAGTCCGCGTGAAGCTCAACGAGCTGTCGCCGGTGAAACTGAGCTTTAATGACCTGGTGCTGAAGTCGGCGGCCATTGCCCTGCGCTCGCACCCGGCCGTGAATTCCTCGTGGCTCGGCGACCGCATCCGCCAGAATAAAGTCATCAACATCGGCGTGGCCGTGGCCGTAGATGAAGGCCTGCTGGTGCCCGTGGTGCGCAACGCGGACCAGAAAGGCCTCGCCACCATTGCCACCGAGGTGAAGGAGCTGGCCGGCAAAGCCAAGAGCAAGAAGCTGCAGCCCGCCGAGTGGGAGGGCAGCACCTTCACCATCTCGAACCTGGGCATGTTCGGCATCGATGAGTTTACCGCCATCATCAACCCGCCCGATGCCTGCATTCTGGCCGTGGGCGGCATCAAGCAGACCGCCATTGTGAAGGATGGCGCGCTGGCCATCGGCAATATCATGAAAGTAACGCTGAGCTGCGACCACCGCGTGGTGGACGGCGCTACCGGTGCGGCCTTCCTGCAAACGCTGAAAAGCCTGCTCGAAGACCCCATGCGTCTGATGATTTGA
- a CDS encoding histidine phosphatase family protein has translation MKPRTIFLLRHGQTDFNVRGIVQGSGVDSSLNDTGRRQAAQFFAAYGHVPFNKVYTSALRRTQESVQQFLDLGLPHEAHSGLNEISWGVREGTRITIEEDAEYRQVLAGWEAGDTHARLTGGESPEEVAARQRPFIELLKTRDDEETVLVCMHGRAMRVMLCQLLNYPLSHMQGFEHSNLCLYKLEFTGTVFTVKNFLDVSHLQEPG, from the coding sequence GTGAAGCCCCGGACCATCTTCCTTCTGCGCCACGGCCAGACCGATTTCAACGTGCGCGGCATTGTGCAGGGCAGCGGCGTCGATTCGAGCCTAAACGATACCGGCCGCCGCCAGGCGGCGCAGTTCTTCGCGGCCTATGGCCACGTGCCGTTCAATAAGGTCTACACCTCCGCCCTGCGCCGCACGCAGGAGTCGGTGCAGCAGTTCCTCGACCTCGGCCTACCCCACGAAGCCCATTCGGGCCTCAACGAAATCAGCTGGGGCGTGCGCGAGGGCACCCGCATCACCATTGAAGAGGATGCCGAATACCGCCAGGTACTGGCCGGCTGGGAGGCCGGCGACACCCACGCCCGCCTCACCGGCGGCGAAAGCCCCGAGGAAGTAGCCGCCCGCCAGCGCCCGTTTATTGAGCTGCTCAAGACGCGGGACGACGAAGAAACGGTGCTCGTCTGCATGCACGGCCGGGCCATGCGCGTCATGCTCTGCCAGCTGCTCAACTACCCGCTCAGCCACATGCAAGGCTTCGAGCACAGCAATTTATGCTTGTATAAGCTGGAGTTTACGGGTACGGTGTTCACTGTCAAGAACTTTCTCGACGTGTCGCATCTGCAGGAACCGGGCTGA